A genomic stretch from Polaromonas hydrogenivorans includes:
- a CDS encoding plasmid pRiA4b ORF-3 family protein, whose translation MPGGAKKSGAKTSAHASGGLRAYQLHIELEGVYPRVWRRLLVPTTIDLSRLHVALLWSTGWQGGHLHEFVFADASYGPLEPDWDLPEGVIDESTVTLEEALGARRTFLYVYDFGDNWRHKVKVEKTVTLGAPLSLALCLAGENACPPEDVGGAPGYQDFLEALADPAHPEHDELKEWIGRPFDPAAFDVAEINQWLNHTES comes from the coding sequence CCAGCGGCGGGCTACGCGCCTACCAGCTCCATATCGAGCTCGAAGGGGTGTATCCCCGGGTCTGGCGCCGCCTGCTGGTGCCCACCACGATCGATCTCTCGCGCCTGCATGTCGCGCTCCTGTGGAGCACGGGCTGGCAAGGCGGGCACCTGCATGAGTTCGTCTTTGCCGATGCCAGCTACGGTCCGTTGGAGCCCGACTGGGACTTGCCCGAAGGCGTGATCGATGAGTCCACCGTCACGCTGGAAGAGGCGCTGGGCGCGCGCAGGACGTTCCTCTACGTCTACGACTTTGGGGACAACTGGCGCCACAAGGTCAAGGTGGAGAAAACCGTCACGCTCGGCGCGCCGTTGTCGCTGGCGCTGTGCCTGGCCGGAGAAAACGCCTGTCCGCCCGAGGACGTGGGCGGCGCGCCGGGCTACCAGGACTTCCTGGAAGCACTGGCCGATCCAGCCCACCCGGAGCACGACGAGCTCAAGGAATGGATCGGCCGCCCGTTTGACCCTGCCGCATTCGACGTGGCCGAAATCAACCAGTGGCTCAACCACACAGAGTCTTGA
- the tcuA gene encoding FAD-dependent tricarballylate dehydrogenase TcuA: protein MQEFLVPRNSCPLLFPETKLQLLKNPEDSAASTAIVDVIVVGGGNAAMCAALSASESGATVLVLERAPEAARGGNSAFTGGAFRVAYENGDDIERLVPDLSAEDKAKSDFGTYPKSQFFDELMSMSSLRADADLIELLVNSSFETMEWLRSQGVRFIPSYGRQSYLIEGRQKFWGGLTIEVSGGGVGLMEALYRRAARAGVTIAYDHNVQDLVIEHGRIVGVVAKVGGEMKVIRAGAVVLGAGGFHANAAWRASYLGPGWDLAKVRGSRYNTGDCIGLAMRHGARAKGHWSGCHGVFYDANAPEFGDIDLLDQQKNYFTLGIVVNANGERFINEGEDFRNYTYSRMGAELLRQPGGIGWQIFDAKTSGLLPNEYRVKHATRITADTLDGLIQKIEGVNRERLARTIREFNASVDRSCAFNPGIKDGLRTNGLQIDKTNWAVPLEQGPFTAFEVTTGITCTFGGLAINTSAEVLSVEGPPLQGLYAVGEMVGGLYYVKYPGGAGLTSGSVFGRIAGREAAAFVAAQK from the coding sequence ATGCAGGAATTTTTAGTCCCTCGAAATTCTTGCCCATTATTGTTCCCGGAGACGAAATTGCAATTGTTAAAAAACCCAGAAGATTCGGCTGCCAGTACAGCAATCGTTGACGTCATTGTGGTGGGTGGTGGCAACGCCGCGATGTGCGCTGCGCTGTCCGCCTCTGAAAGCGGGGCTACTGTGCTTGTCCTTGAGCGCGCACCTGAAGCCGCGCGTGGAGGGAATTCGGCATTTACAGGGGGCGCATTCAGAGTCGCCTACGAGAATGGTGACGACATCGAGCGGCTGGTGCCAGATTTGTCTGCGGAAGACAAAGCTAAATCTGACTTCGGAACCTATCCCAAAAGCCAGTTTTTCGATGAACTGATGAGCATGAGTAGCCTGCGTGCTGATGCCGATCTGATTGAGTTATTGGTTAACAGCAGCTTTGAAACCATGGAATGGCTGCGATCGCAAGGTGTTCGGTTCATTCCCAGCTATGGACGCCAGAGTTATCTGATCGAGGGCCGACAGAAGTTCTGGGGCGGTCTGACCATCGAGGTGTCCGGTGGTGGTGTGGGGTTGATGGAGGCTCTTTATCGAAGAGCTGCCCGAGCAGGCGTGACCATCGCTTACGACCACAATGTGCAAGACCTGGTGATTGAGCATGGCCGGATCGTCGGCGTGGTCGCCAAGGTGGGGGGAGAAATGAAAGTGATCAGGGCAGGGGCGGTCGTGCTCGGCGCTGGAGGCTTTCATGCCAACGCTGCCTGGCGCGCAAGTTACCTTGGGCCTGGCTGGGACTTGGCCAAGGTCCGTGGCTCACGTTACAACACGGGCGACTGCATTGGCCTGGCAATGAGGCATGGTGCGCGCGCCAAGGGTCACTGGTCAGGTTGCCACGGCGTTTTCTACGATGCCAACGCGCCGGAGTTCGGTGACATTGATCTCCTGGATCAGCAAAAGAACTATTTCACGCTCGGAATCGTGGTCAACGCCAACGGAGAAAGGTTCATCAACGAGGGGGAGGATTTTCGCAATTACACCTACTCGCGGATGGGCGCAGAACTGCTTCGCCAGCCCGGAGGCATTGGATGGCAGATCTTCGACGCAAAAACATCGGGACTTTTGCCCAATGAATACCGCGTGAAGCATGCGACCCGCATCACAGCGGACACCCTGGACGGCTTGATTCAAAAAATTGAGGGCGTCAACCGGGAACGGCTCGCGCGGACCATTCGCGAGTTCAACGCGTCCGTTGACAGAAGCTGCGCGTTCAACCCGGGAATAAAAGACGGCTTGAGAACGAATGGGCTGCAGATTGACAAGACCAACTGGGCGGTTCCTCTGGAACAGGGGCCGTTCACCGCTTTTGAGGTGACAACCGGAATTACCTGCACCTTTGGCGGTCTGGCCATCAATACCTCGGCAGAAGTGTTGTCTGTCGAGGGGCCACCTCTGCAAGGTCTTTATGCCGTTGGAGAGATGGTGGGGGGGTTGTATTACGTCAAGTATCCCGGTGGAGCGGGCTTGACGTCTGGGTCCGTATTCGGGCGAATAGCGGGCCGCGAGGCCGCAGCCTTCGTGGCAGCACAGAAGTAG
- a CDS encoding tripartite tricarboxylate transporter substrate binding protein: MRIDFVMKSLAAVTILGAFAAPALAQGEYPVRPIKIIVPFAAAGSTDLLAREVANALGKELGQIVMVENRPGASGNIGAEAVVKAPADGYTLLYTSTNLTANPALMPVPYDVKRDFVPISRVAFLPLVLIKSSQVKDQSLQDLVTTIRASPGKFNFSSSGAGGAPHLAGELFKSVAGLEMTHVPYNGAGPALTDVAAGRVQLTFTTYTSAQAMLKTDRVAAVAVASPRRLAALPKVPTFEESGVHGMEMGTMNGLLAPAKTPPAVVARLYAALKKASLSADFKARFLEQGADLIVEDPATFSIYIKNDLEFWKTLVDKTGGLR, translated from the coding sequence ATGCGTATTGATTTTGTGATGAAAAGCCTGGCCGCTGTAACGATTCTCGGCGCGTTCGCTGCGCCTGCCTTGGCTCAGGGCGAGTATCCCGTCCGACCTATAAAAATTATCGTTCCTTTCGCGGCGGCAGGCAGCACGGACTTGTTGGCCAGGGAGGTCGCCAATGCGCTTGGCAAGGAGCTTGGACAGATTGTCATGGTGGAAAATCGGCCAGGAGCCAGCGGAAACATTGGTGCTGAAGCCGTGGTCAAAGCCCCGGCAGATGGTTATACATTGCTCTACACCTCGACCAATCTCACAGCCAACCCCGCCTTGATGCCTGTACCGTACGATGTGAAGCGCGATTTCGTTCCTATTTCACGCGTCGCATTTCTGCCCTTAGTGCTTATCAAGTCCAGCCAGGTCAAGGATCAGAGCTTGCAGGATCTCGTGACCACCATCCGCGCGAGTCCAGGCAAATTCAATTTCTCCTCCAGTGGTGCCGGTGGTGCTCCCCACCTCGCCGGAGAACTTTTCAAGTCGGTTGCCGGACTGGAGATGACCCACGTTCCCTACAACGGCGCGGGCCCCGCGCTCACCGACGTCGCAGCGGGCCGGGTGCAACTGACTTTCACGACGTATACATCCGCCCAGGCCATGCTCAAAACGGATCGAGTCGCCGCAGTCGCGGTGGCAAGCCCGCGCCGCCTTGCTGCGTTGCCCAAGGTTCCCACATTCGAGGAGAGCGGTGTTCATGGAATGGAAATGGGCACCATGAACGGTCTTCTGGCGCCAGCCAAAACGCCTCCTGCCGTCGTCGCCAGGTTGTACGCGGCGCTGAAAAAAGCCTCACTGTCAGCGGACTTTAAGGCCCGCTTTCTGGAGCAGGGCGCAGACCTCATTGTTGAAGACCCTGCAACCTTCTCCATCTATATCAAAAACGACCTGGAGTTTTGGAAGACCTTGGTCGATAAGACTGGTGGCCTGCGGTAA